In Amycolatopsis coloradensis, one genomic interval encodes:
- a CDS encoding 3-hydroxybutyrate dehydrogenase: MSGAYHSDLAGKSALVTGAASGIGLACAEALAEAGAKVHLADIDDAVEKAAADVNGIAHVVDLTDAQAVETLPAEVDILVNNAGFQHIAPIHEFPPETFARVQALMVTAPFLLIRRALPHMYERGWGRVVNMSSVHGLRASPFKSAYVTAKHALEGLSKVTALEGAEHGVTSNCVNPGYVRTPLVTGQLQAQAEEHGLERDAVIEQVLLRRSAIKRLIEPADVAACVLWLSGEHAAHVTGTSIPLDGGWTAA, encoded by the coding sequence ATGAGTGGTGCGTATCACAGCGATCTGGCCGGTAAGTCCGCGCTGGTCACAGGCGCGGCGAGCGGGATCGGCCTGGCCTGCGCCGAAGCGCTCGCCGAGGCGGGGGCCAAGGTCCACCTCGCGGACATCGACGACGCCGTCGAGAAGGCGGCGGCCGACGTCAACGGCATCGCGCACGTCGTCGACCTCACCGACGCCCAAGCCGTCGAGACGCTCCCGGCCGAGGTCGACATCCTCGTCAACAACGCCGGTTTCCAGCACATCGCGCCGATCCACGAGTTCCCGCCGGAGACGTTCGCCCGCGTCCAGGCGCTCATGGTCACCGCGCCGTTCCTGTTGATCCGCCGCGCGCTGCCGCACATGTACGAACGCGGCTGGGGACGCGTGGTCAACATGTCCAGCGTCCACGGCCTCCGCGCGAGCCCGTTCAAATCCGCGTACGTCACCGCGAAGCACGCGCTCGAAGGCCTCTCCAAGGTCACCGCGCTCGAAGGCGCGGAGCACGGCGTGACCAGCAACTGCGTCAACCCCGGCTACGTCCGCACGCCGCTGGTCACCGGCCAGCTCCAGGCGCAGGCCGAGGAACACGGCCTCGAACGCGACGCCGTCATCGAACAGGTCCTCCTGCGCCGTTCCGCGATCAAGCGGCTCATCGAACCCGCCGACGTCGCCGCGTGCGTGCTCTGGCTGTCCGGCGAGCACGCCGCCCATGTCACCGGTACCTCGATCCCCCTCGACGGCGGCTGGACCGCCGCGTGA
- a CDS encoding MFS transporter, translating to MTTQNRGSIAKVVSASLIGTTIEWYDFFLYTSAAALVFGKLFFPSNDPLTGTLLAFLTYAVGFLARPIGGLVFGHFGDRVGRKKLLVLSLLLMGGSTCAMGILPTYASVGVLAPILLTLLRLVQGFALGGEWGGAVLIVSEHGDDKRRGFWASWPQCGAPGGNLLATAVLAILAATQSDEVFLSWGWRIPFLLSGVLVVIGLWIRLAVSESPVFLAAQKNNATTHAPVVEVFRNSWRAVLITIGSRMAENVSYYVITAFILVYVTTGLSLPKSAGLNAVLIGSAVHFLTIPLWGMLSDRIGRRPVYLFGAIGMAVWSFAFFAMLDTKNPGVIILAATVGLVLHGAMYGPQAAFFSEQFPTRVRYTGLSVGGQLSSIAAGAVAPLIAVALFREFGSTIPVSLYVVAMCVLTVIALLAARETKGESLHSEVLTERGHVSA from the coding sequence GTGACCACCCAGAACCGTGGCTCGATCGCGAAGGTCGTCAGCGCCAGCCTGATCGGAACGACGATCGAGTGGTACGACTTCTTCCTCTACACCTCCGCCGCGGCGCTGGTGTTCGGCAAATTGTTCTTCCCCTCCAACGATCCGCTGACCGGTACGCTGCTCGCGTTCCTGACCTACGCCGTCGGTTTCCTCGCGCGGCCGATCGGCGGGCTGGTGTTCGGCCACTTCGGTGACCGCGTCGGCCGCAAGAAGCTGCTGGTGCTGAGCCTGTTGCTGATGGGCGGTTCCACCTGCGCCATGGGCATCCTCCCGACGTATGCCTCCGTCGGTGTCCTGGCACCGATCCTGCTGACGCTGCTGCGGCTCGTGCAGGGTTTCGCGCTCGGCGGCGAATGGGGTGGCGCGGTGCTGATCGTCTCCGAACACGGCGACGACAAGCGACGCGGATTCTGGGCGTCCTGGCCGCAATGCGGTGCTCCCGGCGGGAACCTGCTCGCGACGGCGGTGTTGGCGATCCTCGCCGCGACACAGTCCGACGAGGTGTTCCTCAGCTGGGGTTGGCGGATCCCGTTCCTGCTTTCCGGTGTCCTTGTGGTGATCGGGCTGTGGATCCGGCTCGCGGTCAGCGAATCACCGGTCTTCCTCGCCGCGCAGAAGAACAACGCGACCACGCACGCGCCGGTCGTCGAGGTGTTCCGCAACAGCTGGCGCGCGGTGCTGATCACGATCGGTTCGCGGATGGCGGAGAACGTCTCGTACTACGTGATCACGGCGTTCATCCTCGTCTACGTGACCACCGGCCTGAGCCTGCCGAAATCGGCGGGGCTCAACGCGGTGCTCATCGGTTCGGCCGTGCACTTCCTGACCATTCCCTTGTGGGGCATGCTTTCCGACCGGATCGGCCGCCGCCCGGTGTACCTGTTCGGCGCGATCGGCATGGCGGTGTGGAGTTTCGCGTTCTTCGCCATGCTCGATACGAAGAACCCGGGCGTCATCATTCTCGCGGCGACCGTCGGGCTGGTGCTGCACGGCGCGATGTACGGCCCGCAGGCCGCGTTCTTCTCCGAGCAGTTCCCGACGCGGGTGCGCTACACCGGCCTTTCGGTCGGCGGTCAGTTGTCGTCGATCGCGGCCGGGGCGGTGGCGCCGCTCATCGCGGTCGCGTTGTTCAGGGAGTTCGGCAGCACGATCCCGGTCTCGCTCTACGTGGTCGCGATGTGCGTGCTGACCGTGATCGCCCTGCTCGCCGCCCGCGAGACCAAGGGCGAGTCCCTGCACTCCGAAGTTCTCACGGAGCGCGGTCACGTGTCAGCATGA
- a CDS encoding helix-turn-helix domain-containing protein, with product MTVVDGSAQLRRLLELLASGAGSEQLAHVPVDPKATELALRIRDTVAEHRRREAELAALFDTASDLARLDDPDAVLRSIVRRARALLGVDVSYLSLNDETEGKTYVRVTDGSVSALFQDIVLGMGEGLGGLVAQTARPYATADYFDDKRFRHTSSIDTGVLDEGLTAILGVPLAIGSKVIGVLFASDRTTREFSPDEVALLSSLADHAAIALDNAHLLDETRRAVAELNAANATISAHNDAMRRAEDAHDRLMDLVLRGGDLAEVAAAVADVLGGAIAVYDADGAVLARTDGELSLSRTAVSASRTSGRAVSTEDGWLCAVQAGQEFLGSLVLGGGPSLGEADRRLFERAGVVTAVLLMQRRSVARAEDEVRGELLSDLLTAPGRNPAALLARGRRLGVDLSAPHAVLVAHADDVSRRRLATAAARHADLVGVHADEVVLLIRGADAGALARSVAAELTSTMDCAVTVGAAGPAASPRELAVAHAEAARCVASLLALGRAGEGASMADLGFVGLLLGEHADLGAYVTATIGPVLDYDERRGTDLIGTLRAYFACGGNLTRAKDLLHVHVNTVVQRLDRIASLLGEQWQAPERALELQLALRLHRLTNDRNG from the coding sequence ATGACCGTTGTGGACGGTTCCGCGCAGTTGCGCCGGCTGCTCGAACTGCTCGCCTCCGGGGCGGGCAGCGAGCAGCTGGCGCACGTCCCCGTCGACCCGAAGGCCACCGAGCTGGCGCTGCGGATCCGGGACACCGTCGCCGAGCACAGGCGGCGCGAGGCGGAGCTGGCCGCGCTGTTCGACACGGCCAGTGACCTCGCCCGGCTGGACGATCCGGACGCCGTCCTGCGGTCGATCGTGCGGCGGGCGCGGGCGTTGCTCGGCGTGGACGTCTCGTATCTCAGCCTCAACGACGAGACCGAAGGCAAGACCTACGTCCGGGTCACCGACGGGTCGGTTTCCGCGCTGTTCCAGGACATCGTGCTCGGCATGGGCGAGGGGCTCGGCGGCCTGGTCGCGCAGACCGCGCGGCCGTACGCGACGGCGGATTACTTCGACGACAAGCGGTTCCGCCACACCTCGTCGATCGACACGGGGGTGCTCGACGAGGGATTGACCGCGATCCTCGGGGTGCCACTGGCGATCGGCAGCAAGGTCATCGGGGTCCTGTTCGCCTCGGACCGGACCACGCGGGAGTTCTCGCCCGACGAGGTCGCGCTGCTGTCGTCGCTGGCCGACCACGCGGCGATCGCGCTGGACAACGCGCATCTGCTCGACGAGACGCGCCGCGCGGTCGCCGAGCTGAACGCCGCGAACGCGACGATCAGCGCGCACAACGACGCGATGCGCCGCGCCGAGGACGCGCACGACCGGCTGATGGATCTCGTGCTGCGCGGTGGTGACCTGGCCGAGGTCGCCGCCGCGGTCGCGGACGTGCTCGGCGGCGCCATTGCGGTCTACGACGCGGACGGCGCGGTCCTCGCCAGGACCGACGGCGAGCTGAGTCTTTCGCGTACCGCGGTTTCCGCGTCTCGGACGAGCGGGCGCGCGGTGTCCACTGAGGACGGTTGGCTGTGCGCGGTCCAGGCGGGGCAGGAATTCCTCGGCAGTCTGGTACTCGGCGGCGGGCCGTCGCTCGGCGAGGCCGACCGGCGGCTGTTCGAGCGGGCGGGCGTGGTCACCGCCGTCCTGCTGATGCAGCGGCGTTCCGTCGCGCGCGCCGAGGACGAGGTGCGCGGGGAGTTGCTGTCGGACCTGCTCACCGCGCCGGGCCGCAATCCCGCCGCGCTGCTGGCCCGCGGCCGCCGCCTGGGGGTCGATTTGTCGGCACCGCACGCGGTGCTGGTCGCGCATGCCGACGACGTCTCCCGGCGGAGGCTGGCCACGGCGGCCGCGCGGCACGCGGACCTCGTCGGTGTCCACGCCGACGAAGTGGTGCTTCTGATTCGAGGTGCGGATGCCGGGGCGCTCGCCCGGTCCGTCGCCGCCGAGCTGACGTCCACAATGGACTGTGCGGTCACGGTCGGTGCGGCGGGGCCGGCGGCGTCACCGCGGGAGCTGGCCGTGGCGCACGCCGAAGCCGCGCGATGCGTCGCGTCACTGCTGGCGCTGGGCCGGGCTGGGGAAGGCGCGAGCATGGCCGACCTCGGTTTCGTCGGGCTGCTGCTCGGCGAGCACGCCGACCTCGGCGCGTACGTGACCGCCACGATCGGCCCGGTGCTCGACTACGACGAACGCCGCGGCACGGATCTGATCGGCACCCTTCGCGCGTATTTCGCCTGTGGCGGCAACTTGACACGCGCGAAGGACCTGCTCCACGTGCACGTCAACACCGTCGTGCAACGACTGGACCGCATCGCGTCACTGCTGGGCGAGCAGTGGCAGGCACCCGAGCGCGCGCTGGAACTCCAGCTCGCGCTCAGGCTGCACCGACTCACCAATGACCGAAACGGATGA
- a CDS encoding nitroreductase family protein produces the protein MEFQDVVRRRRMVRKFTDEPVAEASLQRVLRNALKGPSAGFSQGQGFLVLTGEELAKFWEFGASWAPESVTTAPVAIVPLSVKNAYLDRYAKPDKGFAEGDDSWWRVPYWDVDTGMATMLILQTAVDEGLGAVFFGLAPESVERLHGEFGVPEDHDPIGVVALGHGAESGPSPGSSPTTIARRDFDDVIRFGHW, from the coding sequence ATGGAATTCCAGGACGTCGTACGACGCCGTCGCATGGTCCGGAAGTTCACCGACGAGCCCGTCGCCGAGGCGAGTCTTCAGCGCGTCCTGCGCAACGCGCTGAAAGGCCCCTCCGCCGGATTCTCACAGGGACAAGGATTTCTCGTCCTCACCGGCGAAGAACTCGCCAAATTCTGGGAGTTCGGGGCGAGCTGGGCGCCGGAATCCGTCACCACGGCCCCGGTCGCGATCGTGCCGCTTTCGGTCAAGAACGCGTACCTCGACCGCTATGCCAAGCCGGACAAGGGTTTCGCCGAGGGCGACGACTCGTGGTGGCGCGTGCCGTACTGGGATGTCGACACCGGGATGGCGACGATGCTGATCCTCCAGACGGCGGTCGACGAGGGTCTCGGCGCGGTGTTCTTCGGGCTGGCGCCGGAAAGCGTGGAGCGGCTGCACGGCGAGTTCGGCGTGCCGGAGGATCACGACCCGATCGGTGTCGTGGCGCTCGGGCACGGCGCCGAATCCGGTCCGTCGCCGGGCTCGTCGCCGACCACGATCGCCCGGCGCGACTTCGACGACGTCATCCGTTTCGGTCATTGGTGA
- a CDS encoding tannase/feruloyl esterase family alpha/beta hydrolase, protein MRLILVLAMMLALATPAQAASGCGNVRVPGAPKQQLSCLDDLTTTGTLVTGHTVQSDWAGLTSVGFPAPKAVPGIQIDGYFPDSSTANTTHGWNHDAQFVLRLPDRWNGGLVVSGSPGVRRQYANDRAIGDQVLAAGYAFAATDKGNTGADFHIDGRRPGDALAEWNSRVTQLTIAAKAAVAHRYGRLPSRTLAAGMSNGGYLVRWQLENRPWLYDGGIDWEGTLWHEDGPNLFTFLPPAIKAYPAYAAGSAQAHQRILDAGFAPGSEFLWPYHNDVYWGLTQRIHQAEFDPSFAGTDYDYATRPPSVHRAVERISLTGRIGKPLITLHGTLDTLLPITRDSDVYQRMIADQGRAGLQRYYRIVDGNHVDGLYDAHPDRLRPIGPCFRTAFSALEGWLDGVRPPASATIPRASGDLATTCALS, encoded by the coding sequence ATGCGGCTCATTCTGGTCCTCGCGATGATGCTGGCCCTGGCGACCCCCGCCCAGGCGGCGAGCGGTTGCGGGAACGTCCGCGTTCCCGGCGCTCCGAAACAACAACTGTCCTGTTTGGACGATCTGACCACGACCGGCACCCTGGTCACCGGGCACACCGTCCAGTCCGACTGGGCCGGACTCACCTCGGTCGGTTTCCCCGCGCCCAAGGCGGTTCCCGGCATCCAGATCGACGGCTACTTCCCGGATTCGTCGACGGCCAACACGACGCACGGCTGGAACCACGACGCGCAGTTCGTGCTGCGGCTGCCCGATCGCTGGAACGGTGGCCTGGTGGTCTCGGGGTCGCCCGGTGTGCGACGGCAGTACGCGAACGATCGCGCGATCGGCGACCAGGTCCTCGCCGCCGGCTACGCGTTCGCCGCCACCGACAAGGGCAATACCGGCGCTGACTTCCACATCGACGGACGACGCCCCGGTGACGCGCTCGCCGAGTGGAACTCACGGGTCACCCAGCTGACGATCGCCGCGAAGGCCGCCGTCGCGCATCGCTACGGGCGCCTGCCGAGCCGCACCCTCGCGGCCGGGATGTCGAACGGCGGCTATCTCGTCCGCTGGCAGCTCGAGAACCGGCCGTGGCTCTACGACGGCGGTATCGATTGGGAGGGCACGCTGTGGCACGAAGACGGCCCGAATCTGTTCACCTTCCTGCCGCCCGCGATCAAGGCCTACCCCGCGTACGCCGCCGGTTCCGCGCAAGCCCATCAGCGGATTCTCGACGCCGGTTTCGCGCCGGGCTCGGAATTCCTCTGGCCGTACCACAACGACGTCTACTGGGGCCTGACCCAGCGCATCCATCAGGCGGAATTCGATCCGTCGTTCGCCGGAACCGACTACGACTACGCCACTCGCCCGCCGTCGGTGCACCGCGCGGTGGAACGGATCTCGCTGACCGGCCGGATCGGCAAACCGCTGATCACCCTGCACGGCACCCTCGACACCCTGCTGCCGATCACCCGCGATTCCGACGTCTACCAGCGGATGATCGCCGACCAGGGCCGTGCCGGACTCCAGCGCTACTACCGGATCGTCGACGGCAACCACGTCGACGGGCTCTACGACGCGCACCCGGACAGGCTGCGGCCCATCGGCCCGTGTTTCCGCACGGCTTTCAGCGCTCTCGAAGGCTGGCTCGACGGCGTCCGCCCGCCCGCTTCGGCGACGATCCCGCGCGCGAGCGGTGACCTGGCGACCACTTGCGCACTAAGCTGA
- a CDS encoding extracellular catalytic domain type 1 short-chain-length polyhydroxyalkanoate depolymerase has product MRKLLIGAVVSALALLFPAPAQAAAIRPITGFGSNPGALQMFEYVPDGLPSGRPAVVVLHGCTQDVAGYARDSGWIGLADKLRFKLVLPQQVSANNFSKCFNWFQAGDIKRGSGEAESIAQMARFSAGSRTYVTGLSAGGAMTSVMLAAYPDLFAGGGVVAGLPYGCATSMIDAYSCMNPGKDLTPKQWGDKVRAAGSGPRSPVSVWHGTADHTVAPMNMRELAEQWTDVGAAVDTHAVTGMGHGQPIAPGAGCGQAGPYLLDVGVCAAAELAAKWRLGEDGVQ; this is encoded by the coding sequence ATGCGAAAACTCCTCATCGGCGCGGTGGTTTCGGCATTGGCCCTTCTCTTTCCTGCTCCGGCGCAGGCGGCGGCGATCCGCCCGATCACCGGGTTCGGGAGCAATCCCGGCGCGTTGCAGATGTTCGAATACGTTCCCGACGGGCTGCCGTCCGGACGTCCGGCGGTGGTCGTGCTGCACGGCTGCACCCAAGACGTGGCCGGGTACGCGCGTGACTCCGGCTGGATCGGGCTCGCGGACAAGCTGCGGTTCAAACTCGTTCTGCCGCAACAGGTTTCGGCGAACAACTTCAGCAAGTGCTTCAACTGGTTCCAGGCGGGTGACATCAAGCGAGGATCCGGAGAGGCCGAATCGATCGCGCAGATGGCGCGGTTCTCGGCAGGGAGCCGGACGTACGTGACCGGTCTGTCGGCGGGTGGCGCGATGACTTCGGTGATGCTTGCGGCGTATCCGGATCTGTTCGCGGGCGGCGGTGTCGTCGCGGGGCTGCCTTACGGCTGCGCGACTTCGATGATCGACGCGTACTCCTGCATGAACCCCGGCAAGGACCTGACCCCGAAGCAGTGGGGTGACAAGGTGCGGGCCGCGGGCAGTGGGCCGCGTTCGCCGGTCAGCGTCTGGCACGGGACCGCGGACCACACGGTGGCTCCGATGAACATGCGCGAGCTTGCCGAGCAGTGGACCGACGTCGGCGCGGCCGTCGACACGCACGCCGTCACCGGGATGGGGCACGGTCAGCCGATCGCACCGGGAGCCGGATGCGGGCAGGCGGGGCCGTATCTGCTCGACGTCGGCGTGTGCGCCGCGGCGGAACTCGCGGCGAAGTGGCGGCTAGGCGAGGACGGCGTCCAATAG
- a CDS encoding metalloregulator ArsR/SmtB family transcription factor, translated as MSTTLPQPSIDEIEIVPVLQALADPVRLELIRALRSNPSPRSCAITEYDVEISAPTLSHHWKVLREAGLTTTFVEGRTRWVELRTEDVHARFPGLLDAVLA; from the coding sequence GTGAGCACCACGCTGCCGCAGCCGTCGATCGACGAGATCGAGATCGTGCCGGTGCTCCAGGCGCTCGCGGACCCCGTACGCCTGGAGCTGATCCGCGCACTGCGGAGCAATCCTTCGCCGCGAAGCTGCGCCATCACCGAGTACGACGTCGAGATCAGCGCGCCGACGCTCTCCCATCACTGGAAGGTTCTGCGCGAGGCCGGCCTCACGACGACGTTCGTCGAGGGCCGGACCCGCTGGGTCGAGCTCCGCACCGAAGACGTCCACGCGCGCTTCCCCGGGCTATTGGACGCCGTCCTCGCCTAG
- a CDS encoding MFS transporter gives MTIRRSSNDRLALGALLVLAVGTFTVGTDGFVLNGLLPTIAADLRVSEAVAGQLTTVFAVTYAVSSPIIAAFTGRLDRRWVLGAGMVLFTIGMAGQALGESFAVVAVARVLAALGAAAFQSNAYVLAGALASDERRGRALATVSAGMSVSMVLGVPIGVLAGNWFGWRAVMWGIGAVALIVMLLVPLLPGVRMPTVSLRDRLAVVVRPPIARVLGVSVLGTAAGFAAFVYLPVLVAPVAAGAMISWLLVGFGIGQIAGNAFAGRATDSLGPARVRALSLIGTIVTLALVDVAVLSLPGALILALASGVFGGMLMVPQQHRLFSLAPDAPTVALGLNGSAIYAGGALGAALGGVVLSSAGVWWVGPVAAFVALLGFALSVPSRTRVPEPA, from the coding sequence ATGACGATTCGACGATCATCAAATGATCGGCTCGCTCTGGGGGCTCTGCTGGTACTCGCCGTCGGGACGTTCACCGTCGGCACCGACGGATTCGTCCTGAACGGGCTGCTGCCCACCATCGCCGCGGACCTGCGCGTCTCCGAGGCCGTCGCGGGTCAGCTGACCACGGTCTTCGCGGTGACCTACGCGGTTTCCTCGCCGATCATCGCGGCCTTCACCGGACGGCTCGACCGGCGCTGGGTGCTCGGCGCGGGGATGGTGCTCTTCACGATCGGCATGGCCGGTCAAGCGCTCGGCGAGTCCTTCGCCGTGGTCGCCGTCGCACGCGTGCTGGCCGCCCTCGGCGCCGCCGCGTTCCAGTCCAACGCCTATGTCCTCGCCGGTGCTCTGGCGTCGGACGAGCGCCGTGGTCGGGCACTGGCCACGGTCTCCGCCGGGATGAGCGTGTCGATGGTGCTCGGCGTGCCGATCGGGGTGCTGGCCGGGAACTGGTTCGGCTGGCGTGCGGTGATGTGGGGGATCGGCGCGGTGGCGCTGATCGTGATGCTGCTCGTGCCGCTTCTGCCGGGAGTCCGGATGCCGACGGTGTCGTTGCGCGACAGGCTCGCCGTCGTCGTACGGCCACCGATCGCGCGCGTGCTCGGCGTGAGTGTTCTCGGTACCGCCGCGGGCTTCGCGGCCTTCGTGTACTTGCCGGTGCTGGTCGCTCCGGTGGCGGCGGGCGCGATGATCTCGTGGCTGCTCGTCGGTTTCGGGATCGGGCAGATCGCGGGCAACGCCTTCGCGGGCCGGGCCACCGACTCGCTCGGCCCCGCGCGCGTCCGCGCTCTCTCGCTCATCGGGACGATCGTGACCCTGGCGCTGGTGGACGTCGCCGTGCTGAGCCTGCCCGGCGCGCTGATCCTCGCGCTGGCATCGGGCGTGTTCGGCGGAATGCTGATGGTGCCGCAGCAGCACCGGCTGTTCTCGCTGGCGCCCGACGCGCCGACGGTCGCCTTGGGGCTGAACGGTTCCGCGATCTACGCGGGTGGTGCACTCGGCGCCGCGCTGGGTGGCGTCGTCCTGTCCTCGGCGGGCGTTTGGTGGGTCGGTCCCGTTGCCGCCTTCGTCGCTCTGCTGGGCTTCGCGCTTTCGGTGCCTTCGCGGACGCGGGTGCCCGAGCCCGCCTGA